From Seriola aureovittata isolate HTS-2021-v1 ecotype China chromosome 16, ASM2101889v1, whole genome shotgun sequence, one genomic window encodes:
- the ppt2b gene encoding lysosomal thioesterase PPT2 has translation MKGSHSAISSQRRNSGAAGLLFPLLGACLWAAVVGYKPVIIVHGLFDSSGDFKNLQRFINESHPGTNVTVIDLFDRSASLQPMWKQVEGFKAAIYPIMQNAADGVHFICYSQGGLVCRGILSTLSDHNVHSFISLSSPQAGQYGDTDYLRYLFPQFVKSNLYHLCYTSIGQRISICNYWNDPHHRDLYVNSSDYLALLNSERPNPNSTEWKKNFLKIKKLVLIGGPDDGVITPWQSSQFGFYDDNETVVEMQQQDLYLRDVFGLKTLAARGDLIVCSVPGVEHVMWHSNETVFHMCMEKWLV, from the exons ATGAAGGGCTCCCATTCTGCCATATCAAGCCAGAGGAGGAACAGCGGGGCGGCCGGGCTGCTGTTCCCGCTGCTCGGTGCGTGTCTCTGGGCTGCAGTGGTCGGGTACAAGCCGGTGATCATCGTTCACGGTTTGTTCGACAGCTCAGGGGATTTTAAAAATTTACAGCGTTTCATCAACGAG TCTCATCCTGGAACAAATGTGACGGTCATCGACTTGTTTGACAGGAGTGCCAGCCTGCAGCCCATGTGGAAGCAGGTGGAGGGATTCAAAGCGGCTATTTACCCAATAATGCAAAATGCAGCAGACGGGGTCCACTTTATCTGCTACTCTCAAG gtgGGCTGGTTTGCAGAGGAATCCTCTCCACGCTGTCTGACCACAACGTGCactccttcatctctctgtcctcGCCTCAGGCCGGGCAATATGGAG acACAGACTACTTAAGGTACCTCTTCCCTCAGTTTGTGAAGTCCAACCTCTACCACCTCTGCTACACCTCAATAGGGCAGAGGATATCCATCTGCAACTACTGGAATG acCCCCACCACAGAGACCTGTACGTGAACAGCAGTGATTATTTGGCTCTGCTCAACAGTGAGAGACCCAATCCAAATTCAACAG AGTGGAAGAAAAACTTCCTCAAGATCAAAAAGTTGGTGTTGATCGGCGGACCAGACGATGGAGTCATCACTCCCTGGCAGTCGAG TCAGTTCGGATTTTATGACGACAACGAGACTGTTGTTGAGATGCAGCAGCAAGAT TTGTACTTGAGAGATGTTTTCGGTTTGAAGACGCTGGCGGCTCGCGGGGATCTGATCGTCTGCTCTGTTCCCGGCGTCGAACATGTCATGTGGCACTCGAATGAGACCGTGTTCCACATGTGTATGGAGAAGTGGCTGGTGTAG